One Cytophagia bacterium CHB2 DNA window includes the following coding sequences:
- a CDS encoding type II toxin-antitoxin system HicB family antitoxin: MRQFKVLVEKFPGGYVAYPLGLKGAVVGEGDTYEEALADAKSGIQFHLETFKNDLPADKNRS, from the coding sequence ATGAGACAATTCAAAGTTCTTGTTGAAAAATTTCCCGGCGGCTATGTCGCCTATCCGCTTGGCTTAAAAGGTGCCGTCGTTGGCGAAGGGGATACTTATGAAGAGGCTTTAGCCGACGCCAAGTCCGGCATTCAATTTCACCTCGAAACTTTCAAGAACGATTTGCCTGCCGACAAAAACCGCTCGTGA